A part of Capsicum annuum cultivar UCD-10X-F1 chromosome 6, UCD10Xv1.1, whole genome shotgun sequence genomic DNA contains:
- the LOC107853456 gene encoding actin-depolymerizing factor 7, with translation MANAASGMAVHDDCKLKFLELKSKRNYRYIIFKIEDQQVVLEKLGGPEESYDDFTKSLPEDECRYTVFDFDFVTSENCQKSKIFFIAWSPDTSKVRMKMVYASSKDRFKRELDGIQVELQATDPSEMSFDIIKSRAL, from the exons GCGAATGCTGCATCTGGAATGGCTGTGCATGACGATTGTAAGCTGAAGTTTTTGGAACTTAAATCAAAGAGAAACTACAGGTATATCATTTTCAAAATTGAGGACCAACAAGTGGTCTTGGAGAAACTTGGAGGCCCCGAAGAAAGCTACGACGATTTCACTAAGTCTCTGCCTGAAGATGAGTGCCGCTATACTGTCTTTGATTTTGACTTCGTTACTAGTGAAAATTGCCAGAAAAGCAAGATTTTCTTCATTGCCTG GTCTCCCGACACATCAAAGGTGAGAATGAAGATGGTGTATGCGAGCTCTAAGGACAGATTCAAGAGAGAACTAGATGGTATTCAAGTTGAATTGCAAGCAACAGATCCTAGCGAAATGAGCTTTGACATTATTAAATCTCGAGCTCTTTGA